One genomic segment of Streptococcus salivarius includes these proteins:
- a CDS encoding helicase-related protein, translating to MEIDNRSIRLGDELKKEIKPGSKVKIAAATFSMFAFQQLKEELETIEELKFIFTNPTFVTDETRIGYREYTIPKKEREQSIFGGRYELKLMNELTQKAIARECAEWIRKKARFKSINIETDDMPNGMRIETDDDAVAVDRLKNFDRKELGYDSSLFKTTRHIYHAPLSLSYLDEFDSLWQNDEYFRDVTEEFLETLNLAHKEHSPEFLYYVMLYNLFSEFLEDINDDYTPNEQVGYKNTKLWNLLYDFQQDAVKSIISKLEKYNGCILADSVGLGKTFTALAVMTYYAYRGKRILVLCPKKLENNWNMYRHDYVNNPIYDRHLIYDVLYHTDLSRDKGISNGIDLALNKWENYDLVVIDESHNFRNGGSSESDQAEGRENRYSRLMNRIIKSGVPTKVLMLSATPVNNRFNDLKNQIALAYEGDVEQIDGKLDTQSSINDIFRNAQLAYNKWADLPAEERTTDKLLSTLDFDFFKILDSVTIARSRKHIREFYDRKAIGDFPERLKPRNFEPDLTVSNLDVTYKKLYQLLDQLQLTIYQPSLYIYPSKREKYEITLAGNKANLTQLGRESGMKKLMMINLLKRLESSVAAFRYTLIDVVKSYVDETLKAISTYEQTGLDALSGVPVLNEDDFDIEDSNLDVFIGKKNRIALKDMDYRSWKLELEKDQAILLELEELIDQITPTEDKKLQTLYRLIDEKMTHPINAGNNKLIIFSAFATTTNYLYKHISQYVLDKYGLHTAQISGTKGFETTLKTNHRDLNSLLTYFSPQSKDRNLLFPDDQREIDVLIATDVISEGQNLQDADMMVNYDIHWNPVRIIQRFGRVDRIGSKNKFIQLVNFWPNIELDEYIDLKSRVESRMKISVLTSTADDNVLSSEEIEDNNYRKKQLERLRNEVVDLEEMSEGISIMDLGLEDYRMDFLKYLESHPELEKVPKGLQAILSVENKEAEGAIFVLKNKDELRGKNQKNQLHPYYILYVNSAGDLVVSPEESKKILDLLGSLCRGKNQPLQSLVNQYNRQTKDGKEMSGYSKLLQQAIEQLMEQDQLSTMDALFNFGTVNLMNTSIEGMDDFELICFFALLKGENYDTVS from the coding sequence ATGGAGATTGATAATCGGAGTATTCGTCTTGGAGATGAATTAAAGAAGGAAATAAAGCCTGGAAGCAAGGTCAAAATTGCTGCAGCGACTTTTTCGATGTTTGCCTTTCAACAGTTAAAAGAAGAACTTGAAACGATCGAGGAGTTGAAATTTATCTTTACAAATCCAACCTTTGTGACTGATGAGACGAGAATTGGATATCGTGAATATACGATCCCTAAAAAAGAACGAGAGCAGTCTATTTTTGGAGGACGTTATGAGCTGAAGTTAATGAATGAATTAACCCAAAAAGCAATTGCGAGAGAATGTGCTGAATGGATTAGGAAAAAGGCTCGTTTTAAATCTATCAACATTGAAACCGATGATATGCCAAATGGTATGCGGATAGAAACGGATGATGATGCTGTCGCTGTGGATCGCCTCAAAAACTTCGATCGAAAAGAATTAGGCTATGATTCTTCGTTGTTCAAAACCACACGGCATATCTATCATGCTCCATTAAGTTTATCCTATCTAGATGAATTTGATAGCCTCTGGCAAAATGATGAGTATTTTCGGGATGTGACAGAAGAGTTCTTGGAAACTCTCAATTTAGCTCATAAAGAACACTCACCTGAATTTCTCTACTATGTCATGCTCTATAATCTCTTTAGTGAATTTCTTGAGGATATCAATGATGACTATACCCCAAATGAACAGGTGGGCTATAAAAATACCAAGTTGTGGAATCTTCTTTATGATTTCCAACAAGATGCTGTAAAATCAATCATTTCAAAACTTGAAAAGTATAACGGCTGTATTTTAGCAGATTCAGTGGGGTTAGGAAAAACTTTTACAGCTTTAGCTGTCATGACTTACTATGCCTATCGTGGGAAACGAATTTTAGTCTTGTGTCCGAAAAAGTTAGAAAACAACTGGAACATGTACCGACATGACTATGTCAACAACCCTATTTATGACCGTCATCTCATTTACGATGTTTTATATCATACCGATTTAAGTCGAGATAAAGGGATTTCAAATGGAATAGACCTTGCATTAAATAAATGGGAGAATTATGACTTAGTGGTTATTGATGAATCTCATAATTTCCGTAATGGTGGATCCAGCGAAAGTGATCAAGCGGAGGGACGTGAAAATCGTTATAGTCGATTAATGAATCGAATTATCAAGTCAGGTGTTCCTACTAAGGTACTGATGTTATCAGCTACTCCAGTTAATAATCGCTTTAATGATCTGAAAAATCAGATCGCTTTAGCCTATGAAGGGGATGTAGAGCAGATAGATGGAAAATTAGATACACAGTCGTCCATTAATGATATTTTTCGGAATGCTCAGTTGGCCTATAACAAATGGGCAGACTTACCAGCTGAAGAGCGAACGACAGATAAACTATTATCGACCTTAGACTTTGATTTCTTTAAAATTCTGGATAGTGTGACGATTGCTCGTAGTCGTAAACACATCCGAGAATTTTATGATCGAAAAGCGATTGGAGATTTTCCAGAACGTCTGAAACCAAGAAACTTTGAGCCTGATTTGACAGTGTCGAATCTAGATGTGACCTATAAAAAGTTATACCAGTTGTTAGATCAGTTACAGTTAACCATTTACCAACCTTCACTTTATATCTATCCCTCAAAGCGTGAGAAATACGAAATAACATTAGCAGGGAATAAAGCCAACCTTACTCAACTGGGTCGTGAGTCGGGGATGAAAAAGCTGATGATGATCAATCTGCTTAAACGCTTAGAAAGTTCTGTAGCAGCTTTTCGTTATACCTTGATCGATGTCGTTAAATCGTATGTAGATGAGACTTTAAAAGCTATTTCAACATATGAGCAAACTGGTTTAGATGCTTTATCTGGAGTGCCTGTCTTAAATGAAGATGATTTCGATATAGAAGATAGCAACTTGGATGTCTTTATCGGGAAGAAGAATAGAATTGCTTTGAAAGATATGGACTATCGCAGTTGGAAATTAGAGTTAGAGAAAGATCAAGCAATTTTGCTGGAATTAGAAGAACTGATCGATCAAATCACTCCTACAGAAGATAAAAAATTGCAAACACTCTATCGGTTGATCGATGAAAAAATGACTCATCCAATCAATGCAGGCAATAATAAACTCATTATCTTTTCTGCCTTTGCGACGACCACTAACTATCTCTATAAACATATTAGCCAATATGTACTAGATAAATACGGACTTCATACGGCACAAATTTCAGGTACAAAAGGATTTGAAACAACGCTAAAAACAAACCATCGAGACCTTAATTCCCTTTTGACCTATTTTTCACCACAATCAAAAGATAGGAATCTCCTATTTCCGGATGATCAAAGAGAGATTGATGTCTTGATTGCAACAGATGTTATTTCTGAAGGACAAAACCTGCAGGATGCAGACATGATGGTCAATTATGATATCCATTGGAATCCTGTTCGAATCATTCAACGCTTTGGCCGCGTGGATCGAATTGGTAGCAAAAATAAGTTTATTCAGCTTGTAAACTTTTGGCCAAATATCGAGTTAGATGAGTATATCGATCTTAAATCTCGTGTTGAATCACGCATGAAAATATCCGTTCTCACATCTACCGCAGATGATAATGTTCTTTCTAGTGAAGAGATAGAAGACAATAACTATCGGAAGAAACAACTAGAGCGTCTTAGAAATGAAGTTGTCGACTTAGAAGAGATGAGTGAAGGAATTTCTATTATGGATCTAGGATTGGAAGACTATCGAATGGATTTTCTGAAGTATCTTGAAAGCCATCCTGAATTGGAAAAAGTACCAAAAGGTCTGCAAGCCATCTTGTCGGTTGAGAATAAGGAAGCTGAAGGAGCAATCTTTGTTTTAAAAAATAAAGACGAACTTAGAGGTAAGAATCAGAAGAATCAACTTCATCCATATTATATCCTCTATGTAAATAGTGCAGGAGATTTAGTGGTTTCTCCAGAAGAGAGTAAGAAGATTTTAGATCTCCTGGGGAGTCTATGTAGAGGAAAGAACCAGCCATTGCAATCTCTGGTGAATCAGTATAACCGTCAAACAAAAGACGGGAAAGAGATGTCTGGATATTCCAAGCTATTACAGCAGGCCATTGAGCAACTGATGGAACAGGATCAACTGTCTACTATGGATGCACTCTTCAATTTTGGAACGGTTAATTTGATGAATACCAGCATTGAAGGGATGGATGATTTTGAACTGATTTGTTTCTTTGCCCTGCTAAAAGGAGAGAATTATGATACAGTTTCCTGA
- a CDS encoding ABC transporter permease: MENWKFALSSIRSHKMRSFLTMLGIIIGVAAVVLIMGLGNGMRQSVTDSVTGDKDTVQVYYEAKGEEIDPAYADLSQPTKPVKEVWLEQVARQTPGIDSYFVTNSLTSSISLQKKTVKNVNITGASQGYFKAKKLEMLTGRSLQDNDYKNFSRVIVIDQMVAKKLFETNEDALNQVVTIGNNDYRVIGVYKNKDTAIGAYGEIGTALVANTQLAAENNTDAIGQIFFHVTDVKNSSSVAKDAAKRLTQLAQDDNGEYKAADMSSTLDQVNTIFGTITTVVGAIAGISLLVGGIGVMNIMLVSVTERTREIGLRKALGATRRKILTQFLIESMVLTILGGLIGLGFAALVVGPIGNAMDLKATVSLGVAMGSIAFSAAVGIIFGLLPANKASKLDPIEALRYD, encoded by the coding sequence ATGGAAAATTGGAAATTTGCTCTTAGTTCTATTCGTTCACACAAGATGCGGTCCTTCCTGACCATGTTGGGGATTATCATTGGTGTTGCTGCGGTAGTACTTATCATGGGGCTAGGAAATGGGATGCGTCAGAGTGTTACCGATAGTGTGACCGGTGATAAGGATACCGTTCAAGTCTACTATGAAGCCAAGGGTGAGGAGATAGATCCTGCCTATGCGGACTTGTCACAACCGACCAAACCGGTTAAAGAAGTTTGGTTGGAGCAAGTGGCTAGGCAGACGCCTGGTATTGATAGTTATTTTGTGACTAACAGCCTAACTTCTTCTATCTCCCTCCAAAAAAAGACTGTGAAGAATGTTAATATCACAGGTGCCAGTCAGGGCTATTTTAAAGCTAAAAAGTTAGAGATGTTGACAGGACGTTCCTTGCAAGACAATGATTATAAAAACTTTTCACGCGTCATTGTCATTGATCAGATGGTGGCTAAAAAACTCTTTGAGACGAATGAGGATGCCCTTAACCAAGTGGTTACTATTGGTAACAATGATTATCGTGTGATTGGTGTTTATAAGAATAAAGACACCGCAATCGGTGCCTATGGTGAAATTGGAACAGCTCTTGTGGCCAATACCCAGTTAGCAGCTGAAAATAACACTGATGCTATTGGCCAGATTTTTTTCCATGTGACCGATGTGAAAAATAGTAGTAGTGTCGCTAAGGATGCTGCCAAACGCTTGACCCAGTTGGCCCAAGATGATAACGGGGAGTACAAGGCAGCAGATATGAGCTCGACCTTAGATCAGGTGAACACGATCTTTGGAACCATTACCACCGTTGTCGGAGCTATTGCTGGGATTTCACTCTTAGTTGGTGGAATCGGTGTTATGAATATCATGCTAGTTTCGGTAACTGAGCGGACACGAGAGATTGGTCTTCGTAAGGCTTTAGGAGCCACACGCCGTAAAATCTTGACACAGTTTCTGATTGAGTCCATGGTTTTGACCATTCTGGGAGGTTTGATTGGGCTGGGCTTTGCGGCCCTAGTCGTTGGACCAATCGGGAATGCCATGGACCTTAAAGCGACAGTCTCTCTTGGCGTAGCCATGGGAAGTATTGCCTTCTCAGCAGCTGTAGGGATTATCTTTGGTCTCCTACCGGCTAATAAAGCTTCGAAACTCGATCCTATCGAAGCACTTAGATATGATTAG
- a CDS encoding ABC transporter ATP-binding protein, whose translation MVLKGITKSFKNGQESLQVLKGIDLSVEEGDFVAIMGPSGSGKSTLMNIIGLLDQPTTGSYQLEGENVAELSENRLAKVRNDQIGFIFQQFFLLPKLSAQKNVELPLIYAGKSPRERKQRSQQFLEKVGLSDRSHHLPSELSGGQKQRVAIARALSNDPAIILADEPTGALDTKTGTQIMDLLTQLNREGKTIVMVTHEPEIADYARRKIVIRDGEITQDTTDSVRID comes from the coding sequence ATGGTCTTAAAAGGCATCACCAAGTCTTTCAAAAATGGTCAGGAGTCCTTGCAGGTCCTTAAGGGGATTGACTTATCAGTTGAAGAAGGTGACTTCGTGGCAATCATGGGCCCTTCTGGTTCAGGAAAATCAACCCTCATGAATATTATCGGCCTTCTTGATCAACCGACTACAGGTTCCTATCAACTCGAGGGAGAGAATGTAGCTGAGCTCTCTGAAAACCGCTTGGCCAAGGTAAGAAATGACCAGATTGGCTTTATCTTTCAGCAGTTTTTTCTCTTGCCAAAGTTAAGTGCCCAAAAGAATGTAGAGCTTCCCCTGATTTATGCGGGGAAATCTCCACGTGAACGTAAGCAAAGGTCACAACAATTCTTGGAAAAAGTCGGCTTGTCAGACCGCAGCCATCATTTGCCGTCAGAGCTGTCTGGTGGACAGAAGCAAAGGGTGGCTATTGCGCGTGCACTGTCTAACGATCCAGCAATCATTTTGGCGGATGAACCTACGGGTGCGCTTGATACCAAGACAGGAACCCAGATTATGGATCTCTTAACCCAGCTAAACCGAGAAGGGAAGACCATTGTCATGGTTACCCATGAACCTGAGATTGCGGATTATGCCCGACGTAAGATTGTCATCCGTGATGGGGAAATCACCCAAGACACAACGGACAGCGTTCGGATAGACTAG
- a CDS encoding efflux RND transporter periplasmic adaptor subunit has protein sequence MRKKISPKLFKNKKRVWIIGGIGFLVLLVLGFNLFAGGGKDDKASESPTASKVTKGQLASSTLLTGMVKAQSEQYVYFDNTIGRNATVTVSVGEEVSVGQQLVQYDSTSAQAAYDTASRAYNKAVRDRNYFQQYGTAPVASAQTSSDSDEDDSTTTVSPQQRQQTEASNYQTLQDYNDAVANAASELEKAQDVLNQTVIVSDVNGTVVEVADSVDPASKESQTLVHVTSEGQFEIQGTLTEYDIPNISVGQKVKITSKVYPDQTWTGKVSYVSNYPKQNASQSAGTSSNSGQTGSQYEYKVQLTSPIGKLKQGFNVSLEVTKDDDALLVPVTAVTKKGSDNYVWVYDDESQKIKQVKVKLGNADAKQQEIASGLKEGQKVITKAEKSFKDGETLKDVTDADSKKSKETSGEEVRSSD, from the coding sequence ATGCGAAAAAAAATCAGTCCAAAGTTATTTAAAAATAAAAAAAGGGTTTGGATCATTGGAGGAATTGGCTTCCTTGTCCTTTTGGTCCTAGGTTTTAACCTTTTTGCAGGTGGTGGCAAAGATGATAAGGCTTCCGAGTCCCCTACAGCAAGTAAGGTAACCAAGGGGCAGTTGGCCTCGTCCACCCTTCTGACTGGCATGGTGAAGGCTCAGTCGGAACAGTACGTTTATTTTGACAATACCATTGGACGCAATGCCACTGTGACAGTTTCTGTTGGTGAGGAAGTTAGCGTTGGTCAGCAACTGGTCCAATACGACAGTACCTCTGCCCAAGCAGCATATGATACGGCTAGTCGTGCCTATAATAAGGCAGTTCGTGACCGTAATTATTTCCAACAGTATGGGACAGCTCCTGTGGCTTCGGCACAAACAAGTAGTGATTCGGATGAGGATGATTCGACGACTACCGTTAGCCCTCAACAGCGTCAGCAAACCGAGGCAAGTAATTACCAAACCTTGCAAGATTATAATGATGCCGTTGCTAACGCAGCCTCAGAGCTAGAAAAGGCACAAGACGTTCTCAACCAAACAGTCATTGTTTCAGATGTTAATGGGACAGTTGTGGAAGTTGCGGACTCTGTGGACCCTGCTTCAAAAGAGAGCCAGACTCTAGTTCATGTGACCAGTGAAGGCCAATTTGAGATTCAAGGAACCTTAACGGAATATGACATTCCAAATATTTCAGTTGGTCAAAAGGTCAAGATTACATCCAAAGTCTACCCAGATCAAACTTGGACAGGTAAAGTCAGCTACGTTTCCAATTATCCTAAGCAAAATGCCAGTCAGTCGGCGGGTACATCTAGCAATTCAGGACAGACAGGTTCCCAGTATGAATACAAGGTTCAATTGACCAGCCCTATCGGTAAGCTCAAGCAAGGTTTCAATGTATCCCTTGAAGTGACCAAAGATGATGATGCCCTGTTAGTTCCAGTAACTGCTGTGACCAAGAAAGGATCTGACAACTACGTCTGGGTTTACGATGACGAGAGTCAAAAAATCAAGCAAGTCAAGGTTAAACTTGGTAATGCAGATGCTAAGCAACAAGAAATTGCCTCAGGACTTAAAGAAGGTCAAAAGGTTATTACTAAGGCTGAAAAATCCTTTAAGGATGGCGAGACCCTGAAGGATGTGACGGATGCCGATAGCAAAAAATCAAAAGAGACTAGTGGAGAAGAGGTGAGGTCTAGTGACTAA
- a CDS encoding class I SAM-dependent methyltransferase yields MIITTSLRENETLITRAQELAHELGVDYQPRRKLSLAKCLERFGAFYLLYKDRLSFVNADVSELSFHPDTAVLRIKAPHDALVNLLGSSTKSILDTTMGLASDSLVMAAAGNKVTALESQEVIFQVVSRGLATYQTDDKQLEKAMRSIKAIKSDSLSFLKYQADHSFDIIYADPMFSETIKESENLQAIKPLANGSRLTEEWLNEAKRVAREKIIIKAHFRDTVFEELGFERQVRPNQKLHYGVMDLSEGH; encoded by the coding sequence ATGATTATTACCACATCTTTACGTGAAAATGAGACCTTGATTACGCGTGCCCAAGAACTAGCTCACGAGTTAGGAGTTGACTACCAGCCTCGTCGCAAGTTATCCTTGGCAAAATGTTTAGAGCGATTTGGAGCTTTTTATCTTCTATATAAAGACAGATTGTCTTTTGTCAATGCGGATGTCAGTGAGCTGTCCTTTCATCCAGATACGGCAGTTCTTCGGATTAAGGCGCCACACGATGCTCTAGTCAATCTTTTAGGTTCGTCTACCAAGTCTATTCTAGACACGACTATGGGTTTGGCTTCCGATAGTCTAGTTATGGCGGCAGCGGGAAATAAGGTGACAGCCCTTGAGAGTCAAGAAGTGATTTTTCAGGTGGTTTCTCGTGGTCTGGCCACATATCAGACAGATGACAAGCAGCTTGAAAAAGCGATGCGTTCTATTAAGGCTATTAAGAGCGATAGCTTATCCTTTTTGAAATACCAGGCTGATCACTCTTTTGATATCATCTATGCCGATCCTATGTTTTCAGAGACTATCAAGGAATCGGAAAATCTACAAGCTATCAAACCTCTAGCTAATGGCAGCCGTCTGACTGAAGAATGGTTAAATGAGGCTAAGCGTGTCGCACGAGAAAAAATTATCATCAAGGCGCATTTTCGAGATACCGTTTTTGAGGAACTAGGGTTCGAACGCCAGGTTCGTCCCAATCAAAAGCTGCACTATGGTGTTATGGATTTAAGCGAAGGCCATTGA